In the Oncorhynchus gorbuscha isolate QuinsamMale2020 ecotype Even-year linkage group LG05, OgorEven_v1.0, whole genome shotgun sequence genome, one interval contains:
- the LOC124035936 gene encoding 4-galactosyl-N-acetylglucosaminide 3-alpha-L-fucosyltransferase 9-like — translation MPSAPFHRILRPLLVGTFLLGCFVTLFLMYFKPSTSWLSGPVESTASTIRVKNLFSAKSDKNLTTVLVWLWPFGQTYDLGVCSSLFNIEGCFITADRNLYNKSDGVVIHHRDICTDLSNLPPLQRPSFQKWIWMNLESPSHSSQLPGIENLFNLTLNYRQDADIEVPYGSIVTAQGDEDFVPPSKSKLICWIVSNWNPDHVRVKYYNELYKHIEVRAYGQAFGEYIADQDYFPTIASCKFYLAFENSIHKDYITEKLYNPLSVGTVPVVLGPPRQNYENFVQGDAFIHVDDFTSPKELADYLLLLDKNEEMYLRYFEWRRHFKVKKAYFWAEHTCLACDYLRRHKEYKAFNNLDKWYWGGTP, via the coding sequence ATGCCATCTGCACCTTTCCACAGAATTCTACGACCCCTTCTAGTTGGCACCTTCCTACTGGGCTGTTTTGTGACTCTGTTTTTGATGTACTTTAAACCATCTACTAGCTGGCTATCAGGTCCCGTAGAGTCAACAGCATCCACAATCCGAGTTAAAAACCTCTTCTCCGCCAAGAGTGACAAAAACCTGACCACTGTACTCGTCTGGCTCTGGCCCTTTGGACAGACCTATGACCTGGGTGTCTGCAGCTCTCTGTTCAACATTGAAGGCTGTTTCATCACAGCAGATCGGAACCTATATAATAAGTCAGATGGTGTCGTCATACATCACAGGGATATCTGTACTGATCTCTCCAACCTGCCCCCCCTTCAGCGTCCCTCCTTCCAAAAGTGGATATGGATGAATCTCGAGTCACCATCTCACTCCTCTCAGCTGCCCGGTATCGAAAACCTGTTCAATTTAACTCTGAACTATCGCCAGGATGCTGATATCGAAGTGCCTTATGGGTCGATCGTGACGGCCCAAGGGGACGAGGATTTCGTGCCTCCGAGCAAAAGCAAATTGATCTGCTGGATTGTCAGCAACTGGAACCCGGATCATGTGCGAGTGAAGTACTACAACGAGCTATACAAACACATTGAGGTTCGCGCTTACGGACAAGCCTTTGGGGAGTACATTGCGGATCAAGACTACTTTCCTACCATCGCCAGTTGTAAATTCTACTTGGCATTTGAGAACTCAATTCACAAAGACTACATCACCGAGAAACTGTATAACCCACTCTCTGTAGGGACGGTGCCTGTGGTTTTAGGCCCGCCAAGACAGAACTATGAGAACTTTGTCCAGGGGGATGCTTTTATCCATGTGGATGACTTCACCTCTCCCAAAGAGTTGGCTGACTATCTCCTGCTCTTGGACAAAAATGAGGAAATGTACCTCAGGTACTTTGAGTGGCGACGGCACTTTAAGGTGAAAAAGGCATACTTCTGGGCCGAACACACATGCCTCGCTTGTGATTATCTCAGAAGGCACAAAGAGTACAAGGCATTCAATAACCTCGATAAATGGTATTGGGGTGGAACGCCTTGA